A portion of the Paenibacillus marchantiae genome contains these proteins:
- the gcvPB gene encoding aminomethyl-transferring glycine dehydrogenase subunit GcvPB: MTTDTNQAASQAPEQSLIFELSSPGRVAYSLPECDVPRQAVDSLIPREMLRSEAAALPEVFEVDVIRHYTALSRRNFGIDNGFYPLGSCTMKYNPKINEDVARYNGFAKIHPYQHESSIQGALELLYTLQNDLAGLTGMDAVTLQPAAGAHGEWTGLMMIRAYHEGRGERRTKVIVPDSSHGTNPASATVAGFETVTIPSRADGLVDLDALRAAVGSDTAALMLTNPNTLGLFEKDIQEIASIVHQAGGLLYYDGANSNAIMGITRPGDMGFDVVHLNLHKTMSTPHGGGGPGAGPVGVKSRLIPFLPKPMVIKNDEGIYALDHEGDQSIGRVKAYYGNFGILVRAYAYIRTYGPEGLRRVSECAVLNANYMMARLTPYYEIPYPGVCKHEFVMSGRGLKQYGVRTLDVAKRLLDFGYHPPTVYFPLNVEECIMIEPTETESKETLDGFVDTMIRIAKEAEETPELVLNAPYGTPVTRLDETTAARKPVLNCACS; encoded by the coding sequence ATCACAACAGACACTAACCAGGCTGCCTCTCAAGCACCGGAGCAATCGTTGATTTTTGAACTCAGCAGTCCGGGTCGGGTCGCTTATTCGTTGCCCGAATGCGACGTTCCCCGTCAAGCTGTGGATTCCCTGATTCCCCGGGAAATGCTTCGGTCGGAAGCAGCAGCATTGCCTGAGGTTTTTGAAGTTGACGTCATTCGCCATTACACTGCCCTGTCTCGTCGTAATTTCGGGATAGATAACGGATTCTATCCGCTGGGCTCTTGTACGATGAAATATAATCCGAAGATTAATGAGGATGTGGCCCGTTACAACGGGTTCGCCAAAATTCATCCATATCAGCATGAATCCAGCATTCAAGGTGCACTTGAACTGCTCTACACGTTGCAAAATGACCTTGCCGGACTTACCGGGATGGACGCCGTTACGCTGCAACCGGCCGCTGGTGCACATGGCGAATGGACCGGGCTCATGATGATCCGTGCTTACCACGAAGGTCGTGGTGAACGGCGTACGAAAGTCATCGTACCCGATTCTTCTCATGGGACCAACCCGGCAAGTGCAACCGTAGCAGGTTTCGAAACGGTAACGATTCCTTCACGCGCAGACGGTCTGGTAGATCTGGACGCACTTCGCGCAGCTGTTGGTTCGGACACCGCAGCGCTCATGCTGACTAACCCGAACACACTCGGACTCTTTGAAAAAGACATTCAGGAGATTGCCTCCATTGTGCATCAGGCAGGTGGCTTGCTGTACTACGATGGAGCCAACTCCAATGCCATTATGGGCATCACCCGACCTGGCGATATGGGCTTCGACGTGGTGCATCTGAATTTGCATAAAACGATGAGTACTCCGCACGGCGGAGGTGGACCTGGTGCCGGCCCGGTTGGTGTGAAGAGCCGCTTGATTCCATTTCTGCCGAAACCGATGGTCATCAAGAATGATGAGGGTATATATGCATTGGATCACGAAGGTGATCAATCCATTGGCCGGGTCAAAGCTTACTATGGTAACTTCGGTATTCTGGTCCGCGCCTATGCCTACATTCGTACCTATGGACCTGAAGGCTTACGCCGGGTATCTGAATGTGCGGTGCTCAACGCCAACTACATGATGGCTCGTCTCACACCTTACTACGAGATTCCGTATCCAGGCGTGTGCAAACATGAATTCGTTATGTCTGGCCGGGGGTTGAAACAGTATGGTGTACGTACACTGGATGTTGCCAAACGATTGCTTGATTTTGGGTATCACCCGCCAACCGTGTACTTCCCGCTGAACGTCGAGGAGTGCATCATGATCGAACCAACGGAAACCGAGAGCAAAGAAACCCTTGATGGGTTCGTCGATACGATGATTCGCATTGCCAAGGAAGCAGAAGAAACGCCTGAACTGGTACTCAATGCCCCTTACGGCACACCGGTTACCCGTCTGGATGAAACAACAGCAGCCCGTAAACCTGTACTGAACTGTGCTTGCAGTTAA
- the gcvPA gene encoding aminomethyl-transferring glycine dehydrogenase subunit GcvPA, which produces MSKHRYIPMTEQDQSAMLATIGVETIEDLFHDIPQEIRYQGELPVSSKLDEYALTRHMSKQAGANANFETHASFLGAGIYDHHVPSVINHVISRSEFYTAYTPYQPEISQGELQAIFEFQSYICELTGMAVANASMYDGATAFAEAGNLAAAATRRKQLIVSRTVHPESRQVLQAYAHGLNLEIVEIGYQNGVTDWDALQAAVSDDTAAVMIQSPNFFGAVENVKQAADLAHAHKSLLVVSANPLSLGLLEAPGKLGADIVVGDAQPLGIAASLGGPTCGYFAVSQAHMRRIPGRIVGQTTDRNGKRGFVLTLQAREQHIRREKATSNICSNQALLALSASVYMSIMGKQGMIDVADLNLQKSHYALNTFTAIPGVSLTFTAPTFNEFVIQLPEGTNVEPLQLKLLDAGFIGGYELGRDYPELAGHMLIAVTERRSKEEIDEFARVLEGSL; this is translated from the coding sequence ATGAGCAAGCATCGCTACATTCCCATGACCGAGCAGGATCAGAGTGCCATGTTGGCAACCATCGGCGTGGAAACGATTGAGGATCTGTTCCATGACATTCCACAGGAGATTCGCTATCAGGGCGAACTGCCTGTTTCCTCCAAACTGGATGAATACGCACTGACACGTCATATGTCGAAGCAAGCGGGAGCGAATGCCAACTTCGAGACACACGCCAGTTTCCTGGGTGCAGGCATTTATGATCACCACGTTCCCTCCGTCATTAATCATGTCATCTCCCGTTCCGAGTTCTATACAGCCTATACACCTTATCAACCCGAGATCAGCCAAGGAGAATTGCAGGCGATTTTCGAGTTTCAATCCTACATCTGTGAGTTGACAGGCATGGCTGTAGCCAATGCCAGCATGTACGATGGTGCAACTGCATTTGCGGAAGCAGGCAATCTGGCCGCAGCGGCAACCCGCCGCAAACAACTGATTGTGTCACGTACGGTGCACCCCGAATCCCGTCAGGTATTGCAAGCTTATGCTCACGGCCTCAATCTGGAGATTGTTGAGATTGGATATCAAAATGGTGTAACAGACTGGGATGCCCTGCAAGCCGCCGTGTCCGATGATACCGCAGCCGTCATGATTCAAAGCCCGAACTTCTTCGGCGCCGTGGAAAATGTAAAACAGGCCGCAGACCTTGCGCATGCGCACAAGAGCCTGCTCGTGGTCAGCGCCAACCCGCTATCGCTGGGTCTGCTGGAAGCCCCAGGCAAGCTGGGTGCTGACATCGTCGTTGGCGACGCGCAGCCCCTTGGCATCGCCGCTTCACTCGGCGGCCCAACATGCGGATACTTCGCCGTATCCCAGGCTCATATGCGCCGAATTCCTGGCCGAATTGTAGGCCAGACAACGGACCGCAACGGCAAGCGTGGTTTTGTACTCACGCTGCAAGCACGGGAACAGCATATCCGCCGTGAAAAGGCGACGTCCAACATCTGTTCCAACCAGGCGTTGCTCGCGCTGAGCGCCTCTGTATATATGTCCATTATGGGTAAACAAGGCATGATCGACGTCGCTGATTTGAATTTGCAAAAGAGCCATTATGCCCTTAATACGTTTACCGCAATTCCAGGCGTCTCTCTTACGTTTACCGCTCCTACGTTCAATGAGTTTGTTATCCAACTGCCTGAAGGAACAAATGTGGAACCACTGCAACTGAAATTGCTCGATGCGGGTTTCATTGGCGGCTATGAACTTGGCCGTGATTATCCAGAGCTCGCCGGACATATGCTGATTGCAGTTACTGAACGACGCAGCAAGGAAGAGATCGACGAATTCGCACGTGTATTGGAGGGATCGCTGTGA
- the gcvT gene encoding glycine cleavage system aminomethyltransferase GcvT, protein MSDLLRTPLFPLYQQYEGVRCIDFGGWELPVQFSGIQKEHEAVRERAGLFDVSHMGEFTVQGEHAEAFLQHMTTNDVTTLVPGQAQYTLMCYPDGGVVDDLLIYKLKDQHYMLVVNASNIDKDWAWLQQHMTPGVTMTNDSDQTALLALQGPLAVDILRAVTDTDVSSIEPFRFVANAKVCGVSLLLSRTGYTGEDGFELYVPAEQAAEVWNGLMQAGEGHGLVPTGLGARDTLRFEAKLPLYGQELSATISPLEAGVSMFVKLNAGPFIGHEALLQQKNDGPARKLVGIEVLERGIPRPHYPIYAEGVQIGEVTTGTQSPTLKRNLGLALIDSKYAALGTPLEIEIRGKKLKAEVVKTPFHKRTRAPKTPTQGADQA, encoded by the coding sequence ATGTCCGATTTGCTTAGAACCCCACTCTTTCCACTCTATCAGCAATATGAAGGCGTACGATGCATTGATTTTGGTGGCTGGGAGCTCCCGGTACAATTCAGTGGAATTCAGAAAGAGCACGAAGCGGTGCGAGAACGTGCTGGATTATTTGATGTATCTCACATGGGTGAATTCACCGTACAAGGTGAACACGCAGAAGCTTTTTTACAGCACATGACCACTAATGATGTAACAACACTCGTTCCCGGTCAGGCCCAATACACGTTAATGTGTTATCCGGATGGCGGCGTGGTCGATGATCTGCTGATCTATAAACTGAAAGACCAGCATTATATGCTGGTGGTTAACGCCTCCAACATCGACAAGGACTGGGCATGGCTGCAACAGCACATGACGCCAGGCGTAACGATGACCAATGATTCGGATCAAACGGCGCTGCTTGCTCTGCAAGGTCCGCTGGCAGTGGATATTCTCAGAGCGGTGACAGACACCGATGTGTCTTCGATTGAGCCTTTCCGCTTTGTGGCAAATGCGAAGGTATGTGGTGTTTCATTGCTGTTATCCCGCACCGGATATACGGGTGAAGATGGCTTTGAGCTCTACGTTCCCGCGGAACAAGCTGCTGAGGTCTGGAACGGATTGATGCAAGCGGGAGAAGGTCACGGACTCGTTCCGACAGGACTGGGTGCCAGGGATACGCTGCGCTTTGAAGCCAAGCTGCCCCTGTATGGACAGGAATTGTCCGCAACCATCTCACCGCTGGAGGCTGGCGTAAGTATGTTTGTGAAGCTAAATGCAGGACCGTTTATCGGACATGAAGCCTTGTTGCAGCAAAAAAATGATGGGCCTGCCCGCAAGCTGGTCGGCATCGAAGTGCTGGAGCGCGGCATCCCTCGTCCTCATTATCCCATTTACGCCGAAGGCGTACAGATTGGTGAAGTAACCACAGGCACCCAGTCGCCTACGTTAAAACGTAATCTGGGGCTGGCCTTGATTGACAGCAAATATGCTGCACTGGGTACCCCGCTGGAGATTGAGATTCGTGGCAAGAAACTGAAAGCCGAGGTCGTGAAGACCCCTTTTCATAAACGGACACGTGCGCCAAAGACACCTACTCAAGGAGCTGATCAAGCATGA